Proteins encoded together in one Planctomyces sp. SH-PL14 window:
- the galT gene encoding galactose-1-phosphate uridylyltransferase translates to MSELRKDPIVGRWVIIAPERISRPQNLRAVDEVPPGAYDPFLEGNEDATTPEIIAYRHHGTNPNGPGWRVRVIPNRFPALGVNHPLERRGDGMYDKMTGVGAHEVIVECPHFETNMARLSVENIREILWIYRDRLVDLKRDQRLVHGLIFKNKGARAGATLPHSHSQLIVNPIVPIAVQEELDGSEAYFRYRGRCIYSDMIQQELATDKRVVIDTPDFLVFCPFASRFPFETWIVPKAQSSHYENVTKHAIEELGVVLKQTLMKMEACLDDPPYNFVLHTAPFGPELPHYAWHIEIFPRLSGVAGFEWGSGFYINAVPPEEAAKSLRETSIDP, encoded by the coding sequence ATGTCGGAACTTCGGAAAGACCCGATCGTCGGCCGCTGGGTCATCATCGCCCCGGAACGGATCAGCCGGCCGCAGAACCTTCGCGCCGTGGATGAAGTTCCCCCCGGCGCGTACGACCCGTTCCTGGAAGGGAACGAAGACGCCACGACGCCGGAGATCATTGCCTACCGGCATCACGGGACCAACCCGAACGGGCCGGGCTGGCGGGTCCGCGTGATCCCGAACCGGTTTCCGGCCCTGGGCGTGAACCATCCGCTCGAGCGTCGCGGCGACGGGATGTACGACAAGATGACCGGGGTGGGGGCTCACGAGGTGATCGTGGAGTGCCCGCACTTCGAGACCAACATGGCGCGGCTGTCGGTGGAGAACATCCGGGAGATCCTGTGGATCTATCGGGACCGGCTCGTCGACCTGAAGCGGGATCAGCGGCTCGTTCACGGGCTGATCTTCAAGAACAAGGGTGCCAGGGCGGGGGCGACGTTGCCGCATTCGCACTCGCAGCTGATCGTGAATCCGATCGTTCCGATCGCCGTTCAAGAAGAGCTCGACGGGTCGGAGGCGTATTTCCGGTATCGGGGCCGGTGCATTTACTCCGACATGATTCAGCAGGAGCTGGCGACCGACAAGCGGGTCGTGATTGATACGCCGGACTTCCTGGTCTTCTGTCCGTTTGCGAGCCGGTTCCCGTTTGAGACGTGGATCGTGCCGAAGGCGCAGTCCAGCCATTATGAGAATGTGACGAAGCACGCCATTGAGGAGTTGGGGGTCGTGCTGAAGCAGACGCTGATGAAGATGGAGGCGTGTCTGGATGATCCGCCGTACAACTTTGTGTTGCACACGGCACCGTTCGGGCCCGAGTTGCCGCATTATGCGTGGCACATTGAGATCTTTCCGCGGTTGTCGGGTGTGGCGGGTTTTGAGTGGGGGAGCGGGTTCTACATCAATGCCGTTCCGCCGGAAGAAGCGGCCAAGTCTCTGCGAGAAACATCGATCGACCCCTAA
- a CDS encoding alpha/beta fold hydrolase, which yields MTDPAAAAATPDSDARLPFSTAPFANEYPFAPHALDLDGVQYRYVDEGQGPTLLFVHGNPTWSFAWRNFVKDLSRDHRCIAVDHVGCGRSDKPLDYSYTLGQHIDNLVTLIDRLGLKDITLFGHDWGGCIGMGAAVRRPDRFRRFCLMNTAAFRSKRIPLRISICRVPGLGAIGVKGMNLFSVAALTMAVSHHERMTPAIKAGYVAPYDSWEHRVAVHEFVKDIPLQPTHRSYQRLVEVEQGLAQFRGRPMLLPWGEQDWCFTTDFLDEWIERFPDAETFRLADAGHYVFEDAHERLLPRVREWLTATNSSSPGQ from the coding sequence GTGACCGATCCCGCCGCCGCTGCCGCCACACCCGACTCCGACGCGCGACTCCCGTTCTCGACCGCCCCCTTCGCGAACGAATACCCTTTCGCACCCCATGCCCTCGACCTGGACGGCGTGCAGTACCGCTATGTCGACGAGGGACAAGGCCCCACCCTCCTCTTCGTCCACGGCAATCCGACCTGGAGCTTCGCCTGGCGGAACTTCGTCAAAGACCTCTCCCGCGACCACCGCTGCATCGCCGTCGACCACGTCGGCTGCGGCCGCTCCGACAAGCCCCTCGACTACTCCTACACCCTCGGCCAGCACATCGACAACCTGGTCACGCTCATCGACCGGCTCGGCCTCAAGGACATCACCCTCTTCGGCCACGACTGGGGGGGCTGCATCGGCATGGGAGCCGCCGTTCGCCGGCCGGATCGCTTCCGCCGCTTCTGCCTCATGAACACCGCCGCCTTCCGCTCCAAGCGGATCCCGCTGCGGATCTCGATCTGCCGCGTGCCGGGACTGGGAGCCATCGGCGTCAAAGGGATGAACCTCTTCAGCGTCGCCGCCCTGACCATGGCGGTCAGCCACCACGAGCGCATGACCCCGGCGATCAAGGCGGGATACGTTGCCCCCTACGACTCCTGGGAACACCGCGTCGCCGTCCATGAGTTCGTGAAAGACATCCCGCTCCAGCCGACGCACCGAAGCTATCAGCGGCTCGTTGAAGTCGAGCAGGGGCTGGCTCAGTTCCGGGGTCGCCCGATGCTGCTGCCGTGGGGGGAGCAGGACTGGTGCTTCACGACGGATTTCCTCGACGAATGGATCGAGCGCTTCCCGGACGCGGAAACGTTCCGCCTTGCTGACGCGGGCCACTACGTCTTTGAGGATGCGCACGAGCGGCTGCTCCCGCGCGTTCGCGAGTGGCTGACAGCGACGAACTCGTCGTCTCCTGGTCAGTGA